A portion of the Leifsonia sp. EB41 genome contains these proteins:
- a CDS encoding tyrosine-protein phosphatase, which yields MSTNDEVTAGVVAARIPVNGTYNFRDAGGYPVPEGVVRRGKLFRSDGLARLGDEGRQALRDLDVRVVIDLRDDFEVSVLPDDVAGLGLQRLHLPVFEGSGASQSTIGITLVGLYEKILLQHGDVVVTALREIADTGEEAVVVHCTAGKDRTGIVVALALLAVGVDRELVIADYAATQANLRGPWLDAMLDLVRSHGVEVTPDLRIILGGSPPEALEEALDLVERRFGSVRGYLLATGMDELELAKLRSVLVEPA from the coding sequence ATGAGTACGAACGACGAGGTGACGGCGGGCGTCGTCGCCGCGCGCATCCCGGTGAACGGCACCTACAACTTCCGCGACGCGGGCGGGTATCCGGTTCCGGAGGGCGTGGTGCGCCGCGGCAAGCTGTTCCGCTCGGACGGCCTGGCGCGGCTCGGCGACGAGGGGCGGCAGGCGCTGCGCGACCTCGACGTGCGGGTCGTGATCGACCTGCGCGACGACTTCGAGGTCTCCGTGCTGCCGGACGACGTCGCCGGCCTGGGCCTCCAGCGCCTCCACCTCCCGGTGTTCGAGGGCTCCGGCGCCTCGCAGTCGACCATCGGCATCACGCTGGTGGGGCTCTACGAGAAGATCCTGCTGCAGCACGGCGACGTCGTCGTGACCGCGCTGCGGGAGATCGCGGACACCGGCGAGGAGGCCGTCGTCGTGCACTGCACGGCCGGCAAGGACCGCACCGGCATCGTCGTCGCGCTCGCTCTGCTCGCCGTCGGCGTCGACCGCGAGCTCGTCATCGCGGATTACGCGGCGACGCAGGCCAACCTCCGCGGCCCCTGGCTGGACGCCATGCTCGACCTGGTGCGCAGCCACGGGGTGGAGGTCACGCCCGACCTCCGCATCATCCTCGGCGGCAGCCCGCCCGAGGCGCTCGAGGAGGCGCTCGACCTGGTCGAACGCCGGTTCGGGAGCGTGCGCGGGTACTTGCTCGCCACCGGCATGGACGAGCTGGAGCTGGCGAAGCTGCGCTCCGTGCTGGTTGAGCCGGCGTGA
- the ftsX gene encoding permease-like cell division protein FtsX: MRFGLIWSEVGNGLRRNLSMVVSVVLVTFISLTFVGTAALLQLQIGQMKTYWYDRAQVAVYMCTETDNCPGGAATAQSVAAVEKQLQSPEIAPYIQKFYFQDQKQGYEQFKQQFKGNQIANYVTPEMIPQTFWVNLKDPNRSDVLSETLSSTPGVQSVVDQRSYLDQIFSILNAASITAIGIAILMLVAAVLLIATTIRLSAFSRRREIGIMRLVGASNRFIQTPFIIEGVIAALIGSILSCVVIWLLVQYFVRGFLGPRIPSINFVGMDQGWLVIPLLIVVGVVLAAGAANFAIKRYLRV; encoded by the coding sequence ATGAGATTCGGGCTCATCTGGTCCGAGGTCGGCAACGGCCTGCGCCGCAACCTCTCGATGGTCGTCTCCGTCGTGCTCGTCACCTTCATCTCGCTGACCTTCGTCGGCACGGCCGCGCTGCTCCAGCTCCAGATCGGGCAGATGAAGACGTATTGGTACGACCGTGCCCAGGTCGCGGTGTACATGTGCACCGAGACCGACAACTGCCCGGGCGGCGCCGCGACCGCGCAGTCCGTGGCGGCCGTCGAGAAGCAGCTCCAGTCGCCGGAGATCGCGCCCTACATCCAGAAGTTCTACTTCCAGGACCAGAAGCAGGGCTACGAGCAGTTCAAGCAGCAGTTCAAGGGCAACCAGATCGCGAACTACGTCACGCCGGAGATGATCCCGCAGACGTTCTGGGTGAATCTCAAGGACCCGAACCGCTCCGACGTGCTGAGTGAGACGCTGTCCAGCACGCCGGGCGTGCAGAGCGTGGTGGACCAACGCAGCTACCTCGACCAGATCTTCAGCATCCTCAACGCGGCCAGCATCACCGCGATCGGCATCGCGATACTCATGCTGGTGGCCGCCGTGCTGCTGATCGCGACAACGATCCGGCTCTCGGCGTTCTCGAGACGCAGGGAGATCGGGATCATGCGGCTGGTCGGCGCGTCCAACCGGTTCATCCAGACACCGTTCATCATCGAGGGTGTGATCGCCGCGCTGATCGGATCGATCCTGAGCTGCGTCGTGATCTGGCTGCTGGTGCAGTACTTCGTGCGCGGCTTCCTCGGCCCGCGGATCCCGTCGATCAACTTCGTCGGGATGGATCAGGGCTGGCTGGTGATCCCGCTGCTGATCGTCGTCGGCGTAGTGCTGGCGGCCGGCGCCGCGAACTTCGCGATCAAGCGATACTTGCGGGTCTGA
- the smpB gene encoding SsrA-binding protein SmpB, producing MPRERGQKVVATNRRARHDYTIEDTYEAGLVLTGTEVKSLREGRASLVDGYAFVDGGEAWLDAVHIPEYLDGTWNNHAPRRKRKLLLHKAQIVKIENKVKQGGYTIVPLQIYFSDGRAKVEIAVAKGKREYDKRQALRERQDNREAERAMSSRRHLGE from the coding sequence GTGCCCAGGGAACGTGGTCAGAAGGTCGTGGCCACCAATCGCCGAGCGCGCCACGACTACACCATCGAGGACACCTACGAGGCAGGCCTGGTGCTCACCGGCACCGAGGTGAAGTCGCTCCGTGAGGGGCGGGCGTCCCTGGTCGACGGCTACGCGTTCGTCGACGGCGGCGAGGCCTGGCTCGACGCCGTGCACATCCCCGAGTACCTCGACGGCACCTGGAACAACCACGCCCCGCGTCGTAAGCGCAAGCTCCTGCTGCACAAGGCGCAGATCGTCAAGATCGAGAACAAGGTCAAGCAGGGCGGATACACGATCGTCCCGCTGCAGATCTACTTCAGCGACGGGCGCGCGAAGGTCGAGATCGCGGTCGCCAAGGGCAAGCGCGAGTACGACAAGCGCCAGGCCCTCCGCGAGCGTCAGGACAACCGCGAAGCCGAACGGGCGATGTCCAGCAGGCGTCATCTCGGCGAGTGA